One window of the Archangium primigenium genome contains the following:
- a CDS encoding lysophospholipid acyltransferase family protein produces MSAPPSAPESTRLPVPLPPPRLAEVQGVRPSPVVGWFANRLMDAVCALPASTRDGLARFVGGLAYTLGIRRRVALENLARAYPDMSDAERHRIARGAYISMARVVLESIDQADHVDPAWEEPEVRGEAWAALQATIARGQGALLVTAHFGNWERAGKMVIRRGIPLNALVRPLKGALNMRIVDGRVAAGVGLIYPKGAIAQAQEAMRHGETVLMLLDQSLPAKSAVFVPFFGQPASTTPAMAVVARRTGAPVFVVMGVRDESGQRLRLEIQGPIAPPEAATEQEALVAHTAAVTAVLEQYVRRYPDQWLWLHRRWKVQPPT; encoded by the coding sequence GTGTCCGCCCCTCCTTCCGCTCCCGAGTCCACGCGGCTGCCCGTCCCGCTTCCGCCCCCCCGGCTCGCCGAGGTCCAGGGGGTGCGTCCCTCACCGGTGGTGGGCTGGTTCGCCAACCGGCTGATGGACGCGGTGTGCGCGCTGCCCGCGTCCACGCGGGACGGGCTCGCCCGGTTCGTGGGGGGGCTGGCGTACACCCTGGGCATCCGTCGTCGGGTGGCGCTGGAGAATCTGGCCCGGGCCTACCCGGACATGAGTGACGCCGAGCGGCACCGCATCGCCCGAGGGGCCTACATCTCCATGGCGCGGGTGGTGCTCGAGTCCATCGACCAGGCGGACCACGTGGACCCGGCGTGGGAGGAGCCGGAGGTGCGGGGCGAGGCGTGGGCGGCGCTCCAGGCGACGATCGCCCGGGGACAGGGCGCGCTGCTGGTGACGGCGCACTTCGGCAACTGGGAGCGCGCGGGAAAGATGGTGATCCGGCGCGGCATTCCCCTCAACGCCCTGGTCCGCCCCCTCAAGGGCGCGCTGAACATGCGCATCGTGGATGGCCGCGTCGCCGCGGGCGTGGGCCTCATCTACCCCAAGGGCGCCATCGCCCAGGCCCAGGAGGCCATGCGCCACGGGGAGACCGTGTTGATGCTGTTGGATCAATCGCTGCCGGCGAAATCGGCGGTGTTCGTGCCCTTCTTCGGCCAGCCAGCGTCCACGACGCCCGCCATGGCGGTGGTGGCGCGGCGGACCGGGGCGCCGGTGTTCGTGGTGATGGGCGTGCGCGACGAGAGCGGCCAGCGGTTGCGGCTGGAGATCCAGGGGCCCATCGCGCCGCCCGAGGCCGCGACGGAGCAGGAGGCCCTTGTCGCGCACACGGCGGCGGTGACGGCGGTGCTGGAGCAGTACGTGCGGCGCTACCCGGACCAGTGGCTGTGGTTGCACCGGCGCTGGAAGGTCCAGCCGCCCACCTGA
- a CDS encoding PAS domain-containing protein, with product METLQTCVLLVDDDPANLATLEAVLEPLGQRLVWADSGQQALRRVLEEDFAVILLDVRLGDMSGLEVMALLRERERNRRTPVLLMTAADVDHEELLRGYAHGAVDYLTKPFIPQVLRAKVGTFVELRRAQERLRLQEEHQRAHERRQWDAEHSSVRRREQRLEAELHSRTEALNSSDERLRLAVEATALGIWDFDPLTQRLGWDARCKELFGVSPDANVTYALFDARLHPEDRAATHAAVTRALEPDSQGLYDVEYRAVTEPGQPPRWLRATGRAIFEEGRAVRFLGTLRDISATRNAEQERSRLLAEARRRAEQLRGLAEASVSLHTTEALPAILSLLAERARDIVGAHQCVVSLTQGPSWTQVVSAVSLSDKYAAWRDYTSPSDGSGIYAEVCRANRPLRMTQAQLEAHPAWRGFGAHAAHHPPMRGWLAVPLLSRAGGNLGLLQLSDKVWGEFSAEDEAIVVQLAQIASVAVEDRRLVERLRIQRENMFAALMGVPEPLAVMRGPDFVYEMVNTRFQQALGDRVLVGLPARQALPELESQSFFEPIERAWREGVSIHLKEVVLRWRNASEDTLQEGVFNLSYQPLRDSEGRVEGIISVAFDVTAQVRARTEVEALAERLSRSEKGLRALANSIPQLVWIAEPDGQVPWYNDRWTAYTGFTAEQMLTTDWRRIYMEEELPWVAESWRQAVSSGEVWEEQFRLRSVDGTPRWFLTRAMPVRDAEGRIVQWFGTNTDIDDERRMLETLRQAEEEIRRLNAGLEARVRERTTQLQEANQELESFSYSVSHDLRAPLRHILGFAQLLERRAGPSLDDQGRDYLRKIARAASQGGTLVDDLLAFSRMGRAEPRFTQVDLTALVKEVRRDLEPEFKGRRIEWNVAPLPRLHADPSLLRQVLHNLLANAVKYTRTRDPARIEVGTLQTETETEVWVRDNGVGFEMKYVDKLFGVFQRLHTSEQFEGTGIGLANVRRIISRHGGRTWAEGALEGGATFHFTLPRVST from the coding sequence GTGGAGACACTCCAGACCTGTGTCCTTCTCGTGGACGATGACCCCGCCAATCTGGCGACCCTGGAGGCCGTGCTGGAGCCGCTCGGCCAACGCCTGGTCTGGGCGGACTCCGGACAACAGGCGCTGCGGCGCGTGCTCGAGGAGGACTTCGCCGTCATCCTCCTGGATGTCCGCCTGGGGGACATGAGCGGCCTGGAGGTGATGGCGCTGTTGCGCGAGCGCGAGCGCAACCGGCGCACCCCCGTGCTGCTCATGACCGCCGCGGACGTGGACCACGAGGAGCTGCTGCGCGGCTATGCACACGGCGCGGTGGACTACCTGACCAAGCCCTTCATCCCCCAGGTGTTGCGCGCCAAGGTGGGCACCTTCGTGGAGCTGCGGCGTGCCCAGGAGCGGCTGCGGCTCCAGGAGGAGCACCAGCGCGCCCACGAGCGGCGCCAGTGGGACGCGGAGCACAGCAGCGTCCGGCGCCGCGAGCAGCGGCTGGAGGCGGAGCTGCACTCGCGCACGGAGGCGCTCAACTCCAGTGACGAGCGGCTGCGGCTGGCCGTGGAGGCCACGGCGCTCGGCATCTGGGACTTCGATCCCCTCACCCAGCGGCTGGGGTGGGATGCGCGCTGCAAGGAGCTGTTCGGGGTCTCGCCCGATGCCAACGTCACCTACGCGCTCTTCGACGCGCGTCTGCATCCCGAGGACCGCGCGGCCACGCACGCCGCGGTGACGCGCGCGCTCGAGCCGGACAGTCAGGGGCTCTACGACGTGGAGTACCGCGCGGTGACCGAGCCGGGACAGCCGCCCCGGTGGCTGCGCGCCACGGGACGGGCCATCTTCGAGGAGGGGCGCGCGGTGCGCTTCCTGGGCACCCTGCGCGACATCTCCGCGACCCGCAACGCCGAGCAGGAGCGCAGCCGGCTGCTGGCCGAGGCGCGGCGGCGGGCCGAGCAGCTCCGCGGACTGGCCGAGGCGTCCGTGTCCTTGCACACCACGGAGGCCCTGCCCGCCATCCTGTCGCTGCTGGCCGAGCGGGCGCGCGACATCGTGGGCGCGCACCAGTGCGTGGTCAGCCTGACCCAGGGGCCCAGCTGGACGCAGGTCGTCTCCGCCGTGTCGCTGTCGGACAAGTACGCGGCCTGGCGGGACTACACCAGCCCGTCGGATGGCTCGGGCATCTACGCCGAGGTCTGCCGCGCCAACCGACCCCTGCGCATGACCCAGGCCCAGCTGGAGGCCCACCCCGCGTGGCGGGGCTTCGGCGCCCATGCCGCCCACCATCCCCCCATGCGGGGCTGGCTCGCCGTGCCGCTCTTGAGCCGGGCGGGCGGCAACCTCGGGCTGCTCCAGTTGTCCGACAAGGTGTGGGGGGAGTTCTCCGCGGAGGACGAGGCGATCGTCGTGCAGCTCGCGCAGATCGCCAGCGTGGCCGTGGAGGATCGTCGGCTGGTCGAGCGGCTGCGCATCCAGCGCGAGAACATGTTCGCCGCGCTCATGGGCGTGCCCGAGCCCCTGGCCGTCATGCGCGGGCCGGACTTCGTCTACGAGATGGTCAACACCCGCTTCCAGCAGGCCCTGGGCGACCGGGTGCTGGTGGGGCTGCCCGCGCGCCAGGCCCTGCCGGAGCTGGAGTCGCAGTCCTTCTTCGAGCCCATCGAGCGCGCCTGGCGCGAGGGGGTGTCCATCCATCTCAAGGAGGTGGTGCTGCGCTGGCGCAACGCCTCGGAGGACACGCTCCAGGAAGGCGTCTTCAACCTCTCCTACCAGCCCCTGCGCGACTCGGAGGGGAGGGTGGAGGGCATCATCTCCGTGGCCTTCGACGTCACCGCGCAGGTGCGGGCCCGCACCGAGGTGGAGGCCCTGGCCGAGCGGCTGAGCCGCAGCGAGAAGGGCCTGAGGGCCCTGGCCAACTCCATTCCGCAGCTCGTCTGGATCGCCGAGCCGGACGGCCAGGTGCCCTGGTACAACGACCGGTGGACCGCGTACACGGGCTTCACCGCCGAGCAGATGCTCACCACGGACTGGCGGCGCATCTACATGGAGGAGGAATTGCCGTGGGTGGCGGAGTCCTGGCGCCAGGCGGTCTCCAGCGGCGAGGTCTGGGAGGAGCAGTTCCGGCTGCGCTCGGTGGACGGCACGCCGCGCTGGTTCCTCACCCGGGCGATGCCCGTGCGCGACGCCGAGGGGCGCATCGTCCAGTGGTTCGGCACCAACACGGACATCGACGACGAGCGGCGCATGCTCGAGACCCTGCGCCAGGCCGAGGAGGAGATCCGCCGGCTCAACGCGGGGCTGGAGGCCCGCGTGCGCGAGCGCACCACCCAGTTGCAGGAAGCCAATCAGGAGCTGGAGTCCTTCAGCTACTCGGTGTCCCACGACCTGCGCGCGCCCCTGCGCCACATCCTCGGGTTCGCCCAACTGCTGGAGCGGCGCGCGGGCCCCTCCCTGGACGACCAGGGCCGGGACTACCTGCGCAAGATTGCCCGGGCCGCGAGCCAGGGCGGCACCCTGGTGGATGATCTCCTCGCCTTCTCGCGCATGGGCCGCGCCGAGCCGCGCTTCACCCAGGTGGACCTGACCGCGCTCGTGAAGGAGGTGCGCCGCGACCTGGAGCCCGAGTTCAAGGGCCGCCGGATCGAGTGGAACGTGGCCCCGCTGCCCCGCCTGCACGCCGATCCCTCCCTGCTGCGCCAGGTGCTGCACAACCTCCTGGCCAACGCCGTGAAGTACACCCGGACCCGCGATCCCGCGCGCATCGAGGTGGGCACCCTCCAGACCGAGACCGAGACCGAGGTCTGGGTGCGCGACAACGGGGTGGGGTTCGAGATGAAGTACGTGGACAAGCTCTTCGGCGTCTTCCAGCGATTGCACACCTCCGAACAATTCGAGGGGACGGGCATCGGGCTGGCCAATGTCCGGCGCATCATCTCGCGTCACGGGGGGCGGACCTGGGCGGAAGGAGCCCTGGAGGGGGGCGCGACTTTTCACTTCACCCTGCCTCGGGTCTCGACCTGA
- a CDS encoding response regulator, giving the protein MSELKRILLVEDNANDVDLTLAALAETRLANEVVVVRDGQEALDYLQRRGAWATRPVAHPAVVLLDLKLPRLDGTQVLAQIKGDPELRTIPIVMLTSSREERDLASSYGLGVNAYVVKPVVFADFVRALKDLGLFWGVLNQPPPGSLPPSAGR; this is encoded by the coding sequence GTGAGCGAACTCAAACGAATCCTCCTGGTGGAAGACAACGCCAACGACGTGGACCTCACCCTGGCGGCCCTGGCGGAGACGCGCCTGGCCAACGAGGTGGTGGTGGTGCGCGACGGCCAGGAAGCGCTCGACTACCTCCAGCGCCGGGGCGCCTGGGCCACCCGCCCCGTGGCCCATCCCGCCGTGGTGCTGCTCGACCTGAAGCTGCCCCGGCTGGATGGCACCCAGGTGCTCGCCCAGATCAAGGGCGATCCCGAGCTGCGCACAATCCCCATCGTGATGCTCACCTCCTCGCGCGAGGAGCGGGACCTGGCGAGCAGCTACGGGCTGGGCGTCAACGCCTACGTGGTCAAGCCGGTGGTCTTCGCCGACTTCGTGCGCGCGCTCAAGGACCTGGGACTGTTCTGGGGCGTGCTCAATCAACCGCCTCCGGGCTCCCTGCCTCCGAGCGCGGGACGATGA
- a CDS encoding sensor histidine kinase → MSESSSGPALSLLLLEDSALDAELILARFEEVGWSLQARRVEDRTGFLQALEHGGFELILSDYNVPGFDGASALAAARERCPDTPFLFVSGALGEERAIELLKQGATDYVLKERLERLVPCVTRALREAEGERWRKRAEEALRASEERYVLASRATFDAIWDWNPRDDTLHWDDTLEQVVGYRPEELGPSVEDWARLLHPEERERVLGGLRDAVASREERWAEEYRILHKDGAWRDVADRGYIVRDASGQALRMVGAMQDISERKRAERERQRLLQEARGRAEFEQQLMGIVSHDLRNPLSAILMAAALVLRREDASPWLTKTVSRIVSSAERAQRMIRDLLDFTQARMGSGIPLQPATLNLHELAHQVVEEARTAHPERELSFVHQGDGAGVWDSDRIAQVLSNILGNALRYGREGSPVRIESEGQGEHVLLRVHNQGTPIPPELLPRLFEPLTRGGTRLSPSDRSIGLGLFIVRQIVLAHRGTVEVRSSAAEGTTFTVRLPRVPPASAAQASVLSPEGS, encoded by the coding sequence ATGAGCGAGTCCTCCAGCGGCCCCGCCCTGTCCCTGCTCCTGCTGGAGGACAGTGCCCTGGACGCGGAGCTCATCCTCGCGCGTTTCGAGGAGGTGGGCTGGTCGCTCCAGGCGCGGCGCGTGGAGGACCGGACCGGCTTCCTCCAGGCGCTCGAGCACGGCGGCTTCGAGCTCATCCTGTCGGACTACAACGTGCCGGGCTTCGATGGCGCGAGCGCCCTGGCCGCCGCGCGCGAGCGGTGTCCGGACACGCCCTTCCTGTTCGTATCGGGGGCGCTGGGCGAGGAGCGCGCCATCGAGCTGCTCAAGCAGGGCGCCACGGACTACGTGCTCAAGGAGCGTCTGGAGCGACTGGTGCCGTGTGTGACCCGGGCCCTGCGCGAGGCGGAGGGCGAGCGGTGGCGCAAGCGCGCCGAGGAGGCCCTGCGCGCCTCGGAGGAGCGCTACGTGCTGGCCAGCCGCGCCACCTTCGACGCCATCTGGGACTGGAATCCCCGGGACGACACCCTGCACTGGGACGACACGCTCGAGCAGGTGGTGGGCTACCGGCCCGAGGAGCTCGGACCCTCCGTGGAGGACTGGGCGCGGCTGCTCCACCCCGAGGAGCGGGAGCGGGTGCTCGGCGGCCTCCGGGACGCCGTGGCCTCGCGCGAGGAGCGCTGGGCCGAGGAGTACCGCATCCTGCACAAGGACGGTGCCTGGCGGGACGTGGCGGACCGCGGCTACATCGTCCGGGACGCGAGCGGCCAGGCGCTGCGCATGGTGGGCGCCATGCAGGACATCTCCGAGCGCAAGCGCGCCGAGCGCGAGCGACAGCGCCTGTTGCAGGAGGCCCGGGGCCGGGCCGAGTTCGAACAGCAGCTCATGGGCATCGTGAGCCACGATTTGCGCAACCCCCTGAGCGCCATCCTCATGGCGGCCGCGCTGGTGCTGCGGCGCGAGGACGCCTCGCCGTGGCTCACCAAGACGGTCTCGCGCATCGTGTCCTCGGCGGAGCGGGCCCAGCGGATGATCCGCGACCTGCTCGACTTCACCCAGGCGCGCATGGGCTCGGGCATCCCCCTGCAGCCCGCGACGCTCAACCTGCACGAGCTGGCGCACCAGGTGGTGGAGGAGGCGCGCACGGCCCATCCCGAGCGCGAGCTGTCCTTCGTCCACCAGGGGGACGGCGCGGGGGTCTGGGACTCGGACCGCATCGCCCAGGTGCTCTCCAACATCCTCGGCAATGCCCTGCGCTACGGCCGTGAGGGCTCGCCCGTGCGCATCGAGAGCGAGGGCCAGGGCGAACACGTACTGCTGCGGGTCCACAACCAGGGCACGCCCATTCCCCCGGAGCTGCTGCCCCGGCTCTTCGAGCCGCTCACGCGCGGCGGCACCCGGCTCTCCCCCTCCGACCGCAGCATCGGCCTGGGCCTGTTCATCGTCCGGCAGATCGTCCTGGCCCACCGGGGCACGGTGGAGGTGCGCTCCTCCGCGGCCGAGGGCACCACGTTCACCGTGCGCCTGCCGCGCGTGCCTCCCGCCTCCGCCGCCCAGGCCTCCGTGCTATCCCCCGAGGGGTCATGA
- the pheA gene encoding prephenate dehydratase, translated as MKRIALLGPGTFSEESARHFLGAVPYVLQPCKLIAEVFQAVVAGHADLGVIPIENTLEGSVSQHLDWLVHDVALPIQAEWVYPITMNLMGRAGPLEAIREVLSHPVALGQCREFLRARLPQAEAIPVSSTAEGARLVKQRASEPGLAAIGSAASAALHGLDTLAEHIEDHPDNATRFLLVGPEPLALARPGRAKTSLLVTLPADFPGALHQVLSVFARQRINLVRIESRPTRKRLGNYFFFIDVDSPLSAPPMPEALSEIESLGCSVRVLGSYLSHGV; from the coding sequence ATGAAGCGCATCGCGCTGTTGGGGCCGGGGACGTTCTCCGAGGAGTCCGCGCGCCATTTCCTCGGGGCGGTGCCGTACGTGCTCCAGCCCTGCAAGCTCATCGCCGAGGTGTTCCAGGCGGTCGTCGCGGGCCACGCGGACCTGGGCGTCATCCCCATCGAGAACACGCTGGAGGGCTCGGTCAGCCAGCACCTGGACTGGCTGGTGCATGACGTGGCGCTGCCCATCCAGGCCGAGTGGGTGTACCCCATCACCATGAACCTGATGGGTCGCGCGGGCCCCCTGGAGGCCATCCGCGAGGTGCTGTCCCACCCGGTGGCGCTCGGCCAGTGCCGCGAGTTCCTGCGCGCGCGCCTGCCCCAGGCGGAGGCCATTCCGGTGAGCTCCACGGCCGAGGGGGCGCGGCTGGTGAAACAGCGCGCGTCCGAGCCCGGGCTGGCCGCCATCGGCAGTGCCGCGTCCGCGGCGCTCCATGGCCTGGACACCCTGGCCGAGCACATCGAGGACCATCCGGACAACGCCACGCGCTTCCTGCTGGTGGGCCCCGAGCCCCTGGCGCTCGCGCGTCCGGGCCGCGCCAAGACGAGCCTCCTGGTGACGCTGCCCGCGGACTTCCCGGGCGCGCTGCACCAGGTGCTGTCCGTGTTCGCGCGCCAGCGCATCAACCTGGTGCGCATCGAGTCGCGGCCCACGCGCAAGCGCCTGGGCAACTACTTCTTCTTCATCGACGTCGATTCGCCCCTGTCCGCGCCCCCCATGCCCGAGGCCCTGTCCGAGATCGAGTCCCTCGGCTGTTCGGTGCGGGTGCTGGGGTCCTACCTCAGCCACGGAGTCTAG